Part of the Mytilus edulis chromosome 9, xbMytEdul2.2, whole genome shotgun sequence genome, tggggtgtatattttgtctttaaaacgtacaaagcaagagtattttatatagcatctcgcttcagattctatcattattatatatcaaagctacaggttgactttataacgtaaaaaaatgacagtacgaaaagatgaaatatatgggtcaattgagatacctatctaatgaatcacaaaaacagagtaggtgtgttcgaatagctattttttctaaaagtacttgacgacagtcttttaatttggatgatgaaaatggatatcttcgaaaaaaatatgattttcttgtgtgtgacaactagggtttataatcttcaaccactgaaaatgtttagtctgcccttccacgaaatatttaattagaatttttttaaatgcttaagaattttcaaaaattccatctgacatccaaacagacaatatttttaagttgaatcaatgcagacaagatcattaactaatgctcattagctagtagatacatttgtcttttgaaatataactgacatataacgatcgatcgtaatggtgctatgtggataaatttatcagttttcaagagcaaaattggcagagcgtcatccctacaacggcttccatttctacgattgtgagcatgaactggcgtaatggggagataattttgaagaagtagaatcctgactgtatgaataacaattctttatatatacaaattgacaacgttccgccttgtgatacgcttttcgtacaatactattttaaggatctactttgctggagctcaccttcactagtttattcgaatgatattttcaaaatatttctgttattttatttgcacgacaaaatgaaagacgatataatatcaatgggtgtacatgcaattttttggcatttttaaaaatgtgcatttattatatgtcattaaaaggaatcccagaaacaaacaaaaatcttttgtcgagcagttgaaggctgtgcaccgcatttttttcattatgcttgtaaggtgtcattttatcgcacttttgtagcatgttttcccttcctgttcatttgcatgtcttttggcaaattcattttaaaaattgaaccttctactgtaaaaaagatacacgtcttattttcttctacctataggataaaactctcatattaatatgtgtataccaacacgattaatcatttgatacaaaaatatagttatataaatacggatatttcttagaattgagggcatctttgcatttgaagcacgtcttattttcttctacctataggataaaactctcatattaatatgtgtataccaacacgattaatcatttgatacaaaaatatagttatataaatacggatatttcttagaattgagggtcatcctttaaaagttacggtcatcatttataaattacggtcagccttgttatgaatcgctgattctgttacggtcatctcgattgtgatttacggtcatcttggcgattttttcaaatcgaatttcccgtttcatgcacatttttcagaagtaattagtgatttccgagtgattcttttataaatttacatcgtttcaatgtatgatttgtaaagaaaatgatatagaaacactttaacagacaatacagaaacggacctaatttttcatccgacatcttgggatgaccgtgaatgcagttacggtcatcagctttaccccagtgaactATGACCAATATGGATAATACAAAATGTAAGGGGCTATTCCTCTAAAATTTGACTGACCATTTTCTGTATTGGCCTATGAAATCCATTTCCAACAAATGTCCTGATAAACTGGTCATCGACATTGTACAGTTGTTCATATTCAGAATGTTGTattcaaattcatatattttgttgaattttgaaaatccTTCACGCtgaaaaacagaaatatttgttcattaactgCAGAATGGAATTAGAACTAAAGAAAGTAGATTTAGAAACAAAATGCAAGTGAAacttttaaataatgatttttttttcatttcttgtacatttttattttaacaactACTGTATAGTTTCACTACCTACCCATTACAGCCGATTTCCTTGAGTGtgaagccaaaggtaatatctttggttagcttgcttgttagctgaaccgtgaagtcattgttcatgttgttaggtcaggtaaactactctcctttaagagtagactagtccagcAGATAACCAATCAATATGTCAGTTGGACtaggctacacactcaatgaaatagGCTGAAAATGGgtcaacatttgaaattcattACAGCAGTGCCAGCTGAATGCCAATAGTTATCTTTTcgattgcatatacatgtatcaaataattttatatgcGTTTTGActcattcttttaaatgaaatatgttcACCCCATTTTGTATGTCGTTCAATTTTCAGGATacagtttgaaattttcaagattGCATTTTGTGTGCCAGAAAATACAACTGTTCTACGTCCAACAATGATGTCATTCCATAAATGACGCCATGCTATGATGACTGTTACATTTGGGACcattaaagaaaatataacacTGTTTAATCTTTggtcttttatttgaaaaaagatacAGCAATGAGGAGCTTGCATAAATTATATCgcggacatatgtgtccctccgccAGCAAGAGGGTAAAATAATATACCCTGTTCAAAAATAAACATTACGAAACTAGaccccaataaaaaaaaaataataatcagggTGAATGGACCCTGGGCGAACAGGTTTAAGGCGAACATAAATCAAGGCAAACGGACTCGTACTCACATGTCATTTGGCTATGGTGAAAGATAATTTAACATTTAAGTGGGCCTTCATTAAACAGTTCAATGAGATCTCATGATTAGATGTACCTTCCTGGAACTTCCTCTTGACAGAACATTTGCAATTGATTTTGCAGCATCATTTTTCTCAGCAACATTTAGGATTCTAACCATACTTTTTCCATTTACTTCAGAACAGAAATGGCGTTTAATTATTTTTAGGGCATACattcatatttcataaaatatataaatgtctgTTTTGATATGATGCAAACTTGTTAAACATCTGTATATTTAAGTTCACCGCCAGTAACTTGATGAATGGGTATCATATTAACGTAGAGATAAGGAGATCGGCATAAATGACTAAACCAGTAGAACCAGACTTTCGTGTCAAGGTCATAATTGTGTGTCGTAAAATGAAGTGCTCGGTTTCGATTTTGAGGGGAAATACTTCTTAAGTGATAATAAGAtacaaattatacaataaatatgattttatgaaaaagtacttaaaattattatttttatttcatcatatgTTTATTTTGCAACAAACAATTCGCAGGTCGTGATCAttattgcgttttttttttacaattttatcagTTGATATTCATGTAGAATAATGACGTTGACTGTTACGAAATCGTTTCGTAATAATGTGACCGGTGAAGAACATTGCTAAAAAACGATAACCTTGCGTCTTTCATTTGAATCATGTCGTTTTCAAGAAGAACAAGTGTGAGGGTCTTCAACTGTGTACGAAAATTAACAAATGGAGGGTAAATATTGCAGTACAATgaacttttttaaattaaataaataaaaaaacccacaataataaaatttaaaatggaaatggggaatgtgccaaagagacaacaacccgaccatagaaaaaaacaacagcagaaggtcaccaacaggtctgcaaagtagcgagaaattcccgcacctggaggcgtccttcaactggcccctaaacaaatatatactagttcagtgataatgaacgccatactaaattTATAAACCTACATTTGTTTTGTAGctgcataaataaaaaaaaaaatattatggacCTTAGTGGTACGGTTCTGGTTCTTAAAAACAAACTCAAATGCATGTATGATACAGATTGTGCATAtaaaaaatttttaaatttaaggtAGAAGAAGATTATTTTATGATATGAGGCAATACATGCTAGATTATCGTTGTGTCATATGTTTTTCGTACATTTATGGCATGTTTtcttaatatgaggcaggcataacctgtgaatggggacgaagtctgtatgtattattttttttaattcaatcacgttGATAAAAGATTCCGAAATACcgtacgtaacgttcccgattttgattctgttgttagggaattagctgtgacattctttaagttatgacgtcatattcgatgtaaacaaaagaaacgctttcatcaggtaatgttttttcatatcaaacaattattaaaattgaatttgtattgagatccaatcttatatttactagactgataaatataaattttttcaaagtctcatgcaaacaagacagatatctgcgcaaaagcgtagaaaaccggaacaggaagtagatctgaaaaaaaagttaacgattttgagttcattagtagaatgaaaaatttaggaaattttcccgatttttttttttttttttttttttttttattgatttttctaccgtaattggggacttcgtccccatattatccATATTTCATTGGTTTCGATTTTACACGTGTATATTGTGGCAGGTTTTTCAGTTTCTATATTTGGAACAATAACAACACTACAACTTGATaactttaaaacatattcaaagtCGTTTTAAAAGATGCtagaacaaatttaataaaactgaccagattagccatttttatttaatgccAAAAATATGCCTCACTATAATAGTTATTGACCAATATTCTGAGGGGTTACATGAAGTATAGCTATATAGCCTGCCTGCTCGACATCGGATCTTCAAGACATGTGACTGAcatgtgtttttttgtcatttttattacaAACGAGCAGGTTAAAATTATCATGGTTCTTTTATAAAATGGCTGTTCAAAATccatatattcaatattttattgacaattttttttatacacgaAGATGAAATCAGTCTTAACTTTTTACATTCAAACCCTAAgttttaaaaactgcattttgttttaaaaaaaaaataatggcctTTGCAGAAACCAAGTGTCAATCGgaaataaaaatgtaacaatTTCAGCACATGAAACACCAACCTAAAACTATTTACTATTTATTTCTAGTACTGAAAAGTATGAATAGCCCTTAATGTGATTCAACCGATCATCAGAACCACTACTTTCGTGAACTGATCCAATTTTTAattcatacgaaaacatatgacaccgTTTTTGTGACATACGAAAATCACAAAGTAATTGGAAACGGTTAAAAATTGTAGAAAGCCTTGACAAAAAACTAGATACCTAAAATCATTCAATAGAACATGCTTTTCAAATTTGAGTATACACCtgaataaaaactcaacagtgaaaactgtaagcagtgaaaattgttattagtacgaaaacTCATCATATGATAATGCATGCATTTTCACACTCTCACCATAGAAATAGGGTCTGTTCGCGCTCATTCAAGTTCGCACCCAATCACGTttgccccctttcactttcgcaccctacacgttcgcccCTACAtgttcattctcaatttttattggttttgtgtgtaataactttgtaatcaagttttggcaagtatatatctatatgtatatttcttgtcattgtctcaaaataaagtgagacaacgtttttttttgtgttcaaaaAATCTTAATCATTTCTTGATAGCATGGGACAGTGTTGTGTTACAGCATTTCATAAGAACCAACtttgaaaatcagttgaaataggTATAAACTTAATCACTTTTAATGAATTTTTTGCAGGTGTTGTTGTAGAGGAAGTAATGCCAGATACATCCATCATTCTGCTACCTTATTAGCAGAGGAAAAAATCATTGAAGAACCGATTAAGTTCTCAACAAGTAAAGCTGCAAATGTGACTCCTTCATTCATCAAAGAAGGAAATGAAGATCCACCACCAGCAGCTCAGCCACTTATAGTTGCTGTCAGTTTGGctgcatttttaatttattttggtattttaaGAGAAGAAAATGATCTTGATGAACAAATGGGCATGACTTTATATGAAAGAGTGGAAGGATTGGAAGAACAGCATTTAGAAAATTATATAGaacattgtaataaaaaaaaattaccatcaGAAAAGTATGTAAAAAGACTAGAAATGCTACATAAAGAAAAAGAAGCAAGAAAGCAAAAAAATAATGCAAGTGGACAAGATTAACACAAATATACGTTGTATCTATATGTCTGCTTGTTTTGGTATGAACAGTTTTGTCCATTTTGAGTATTAACACTTGCcaaatataatgatttactttagtgtcatgaatatttttcatgtttacaAATTATGTTGATATACAAATTTATACATCTTCCCTTTCTAAGGGTTAAGAAAAGAAGGGAATCTAAACCCTTGTCTAGCGAAGATAATACTTATAGAATATCattgttttaaacaataaattaaggATTTTTAAAACCATGTagtcaataagttttattgtgaGCCTGCTCACCATATTGAGTCTTGTTACATGCATTCACTATTTGTTAAGTACTGAGTCTAAATGACATGTATggtgataattttaaaattaatctaAATAGTGTGCAGTCTACTATAACTTGATGCTCTGGTAGATGGTTGTCTCATAGGCAGTCATTCTACATTTCTTTATTAGTCCCCTACCGATGAAGTAGAAGGGGTTTAATGTTGCACTCTGTCCCTcttgtctgtccatccatcagactggcaaatcagttttccagactttttttcttcatgcttgaagatattggtTTGATATTTGTCATATTGTTttcatcatgacaagttacaggttcGAGTTCGTTTTTCATGATTTAAGCTTTTCTCCTTGTTCAGTTAAATCTCTTTCCCTGGaattaaaattttgatgaaatacttattaatTACTAGATTTCTGTTCAAAAGGAAAAAACTAATTTTTAACTTTCCCTAGaaataaatttttaatgaaatagttATTTATTACtagatttctgttcaaagggaaataactcatttttgtcaagcctgctaCTTTTGcggcagaaagcttgacatagggatagtgatccagcggcgaCATTaccttacttcttaaaagcttaatattttagaagatagaagacctggatgcttcattcttTTTATATAGATGCCTGATggtacgaagtttccgtcagtcacatgtccaatgtccttgacctcattttcatgtttcagtgactacttgaaaaaaaagattttttttaatgttaaattatctCTTAATGTAAGTAATAGTATAACTacatttggtatgtgcgtaccttgcaaggtccttgtGTCTGtcaaacagttttcacttgacctcaacctaatttcatggatcagtgaacaaggttaatttttggtggtcaagtccatatctcagatactatgagcaataggtcaagtatattcagtgtatggaaggactgcaaggtgtacatgtccaactggcaggtgtcatctgacctatacctcattttcatggttcagtggttatagttaagtttttaactggatttttgtgacttttaccgttcaggagttatggttcttgaaagattgaaaaatggcttttccagtcgtgtccgtgcatttacgcatgaactgttcaaccaaagcttcccaaattttaatatgttgttactgatgacaaaatgaaggtcaagttcaataatgacgcttttgacttttaccgttcaggagttatggttcttgaaagattgataaatggcttttccagtcgtgtccgtgcatttactcatgaactgttcaaccaaagcttttcaaattttaatatgttgttactgatgactaaatggaggtcaagttcaataatgacgcttttgacttttaccgttcaggagttatggttcttgaaagattgataaaaggcttttccagtcgtgtccgtgcatttactcatgtaccattcaacctaagcttttcaaattttaatatgttgatactgatgacaaaatggaggtctaatttgatattgacgattttcagtttcaccgttcatcagttatggttcttgtgatattggcaggatacaaataaatgttaataaatccagtttgctgtcgttgtgacagcctcttgttatgttttggtctgtttttcctttactgtatgcaataggtctactatatttggtgtttggaatGATTATGAGGTGTATATGTCTAGCTGGCTGGTGTCCTCTGACCTTGATTAAGTGGTCAAagtttagtttttgagttttgactaattggtctttttttctaatactatatgcaatcaGTCATCTcaattttgtgtatggaaatatattatgctCTACATgtcattcatgcaggttttatttgaccttgctcagtgttaagattttgtgttttggtctgtttacgaaactataagcaataggtcaactatatttgttgtatgaaagaattGTAAACTGTACATGTCTacctcattttcgtggttcattggccaatgtttagttttcttgattaATGTTAATTGATGCAAcagttttaataaagctttatatttaggactatcaacataatatcaatgattagtaaagaaggcaagacatttcagcgtgtgcactcttgtttaaaagACATTGTAATAAGATAAatgacattttggatttttttccttttccttaggtaattgtttgaagaatttattggtaggtttgtttgttatttaatgtAGCTTACACCTTGACAATTgttagatcaagttagaatttcattccattacaatgaatttttaaccggTTAGGGGCCAAGCAATACTCCCAGAATGCTTGTTTTAATAGTGATTGCAGGCTTTGTTGCTCCTCTATAGTGAATGCAGGAGAATGTGTGTCCCAGtgcttatattttatatttcacagttatatatatataattgggtTTTCTGCCTGCCAGAAGGATGTCTACCATTTTTATATGCCCGTTTACGGGATGTTTTATGGTATACCTTGTGCGTCTGTTCGTCTGCCCGTCGtcagacattaactc contains:
- the LOC139489546 gene encoding uncharacterized protein: MSFSRRTSVRVFNCVRKLTNGGCCCRGSNARYIHHSATLLAEEKIIEEPIKFSTSKAANVTPSFIKEGNEDPPPAAQPLIVAVSLAAFLIYFGILREENDLDEQMGMTLYERVEGLEEQHLENYIEHCNKKKLPSEKYVKRLEMLHKEKEARKQKNNASGQD